Proteins encoded together in one Ammospiza nelsoni isolate bAmmNel1 chromosome Z, bAmmNel1.pri, whole genome shotgun sequence window:
- the RXFP3 gene encoding relaxin-3 receptor 1 has product MGEPCERGACSPAAGIKEGADRESWDTPLAFLESAQMDNGSNVSFLQFLKTINLERADGMQGDSSDVVRIVISLVYSVVCALGLVGNLLVLYLMKSKQGWRKSSINLFVTSLAVTDFQFVLTLPFWAVENALDFNWLFGKAMCKIVSYVTAMNMYASVFFLTAMSVARYRSVASALKNQRRGDPLGGCCSAKWLCALIWLSAVLASLPHAIFSTTATVFDDVLCLVKFPEGRGNNAQFWLGLYHIQKVLLGFLVPLVVISLCYLLLVRFISDKHVGSTCSGPSIKRRSKVTRSVSIVVLSFFLCWLPNQALTTWGILIKLNVVHFSNEYFLSQVYLFPISVCLAHSNSCLNPILYCLMRREFRKALKSLLWRITSPSLTTMRPFTDTTKPEKEEQALHAVMPVQPVPAAPRAAAVQAEVAYYPPGVVMYSSRYDLLPASSMERHC; this is encoded by the coding sequence ATGGGCGAGCCCTGCGAGCGCGGTGCCTGCTCGCCTGCCGCTGGCATAAAGGAAGGAGCGGACAGGGAGTCCTGGGACACGCCGCTGGCTTTCCTGGAGAGCGCTCAGATGGACAACGGGAGCAACGTGTCCTTCCTGCAGTTCTTGAAGACCATCAACCTGGAGCGAGCCGACGGGATGCAGGGGGACAGTTCTGACGTGGTGCGGATTGTCATTTCACTGGTGTACTCTGTGGTGTGTGCCCTGGGACTGGTGGGCAACCTGCTGGTGCTCTACCTGATGAAAAgcaagcagggctggaggaaatCCTCCATCAATCTCTTTGTCACCAGTCTGGCAGTGACTGACTTCCAGTTTGTGCTGACCTTGCCATTCTGGGCAGTGGAGAACGCACTGGACTTCAACTGGCTCTTTGGCAAGGCAATGTGTAAGATCGTCTCCTATGTTACAGCAATGAACATGTATGCCAGTGTGTTCTTTCTCACTGCCATGAGTGTGGCTCGATACCGCTCTGTGGCTTCAGCCTTGAAGAATCAGCGTCGGGGAGACCCGctgggtggctgctgctctgccaagtGGCTTTGTGCACTCATCTGGCTGTCTGCTGTCCTGGCTTCCCTGCCCCATGCTATTTTTTCCACCACTGCCACTGTCTTTGATGATGTCCTCTGTCTTGTCAAGTTCCCAGAGGGCCGAGGCAACAATGCCCAATTCTGGCTGGGTCTGTACCACATCCagaaggtgctgctgggcttCCTGGTGCCGCTGGTTGTCATTAGCCTCTGCTACTTGCTCCTGGTGCGCTTCATCAGTGACAAGCATgtgggcagcacctgcagcGGCCCCAGCATCAAGCGCCGCTCCAAAGTGACTAGGTCAGTGTCCATCGTGGTGCTGTCCTTCTTCTTGTGCTGGCTGCCTAACCAAGCACTTACAACCTGGGGGATACTCATCAAACTCAACGTGGTGCACTTCAGCAATGAGTACTTTCTCTCCCAAGTGTACCTCTTCCCCATCAGCGTGTGCCTGGCACACTCCAACAGCTGCCTCAATCCCATCCTCTACTGCCTCATGCGCAGGGAGTTCCGCAAGGCACTGAAGAGCCTCCTCTGGAGGATCACCTCCCCTTCTCTCACCACCATGCGCCCTTTCACTGACACCACCAAGCCtgagaaggaggagcaggcccTGCATGCCGTGATGCCtgtccagcctgtccctgctgctccccgtGCTGCAGCCGTGCAGGCAGAGGTGGCCTATTACCCGCCCGGGGTGGTGATGTACAGCAGCCGCTATGacctgctgcctgccagctccATGGAGCGGCACTGCTGA